One stretch of Variovorax sp. 54 DNA includes these proteins:
- a CDS encoding AAA family ATPase: protein MTPTPPTLSSPVLHMVCGKIGAGKSTLTRRLTQTPATVCISEDTWLAALYPDEIHTLPDYVRASGRLKQAMGDHVCALLGAGVSVVLDFPANTLSHRAWARSLFEQAGAAHQLHFLDVPDDICKARLRARNAAGAHPFETSDAEFDLITRHFAPPTAEEGFHVIRHGQGL, encoded by the coding sequence ATGACGCCGACACCACCCACACTTTCCTCGCCCGTGCTGCACATGGTCTGCGGCAAGATCGGCGCCGGAAAGTCCACGCTGACCCGGCGCCTGACGCAGACGCCCGCCACCGTGTGCATCAGCGAGGACACCTGGCTCGCGGCGCTCTACCCCGATGAAATCCACACGCTGCCCGACTACGTGCGCGCCTCGGGCCGGCTGAAGCAGGCGATGGGCGACCACGTCTGCGCGCTGCTCGGCGCCGGCGTGTCGGTGGTGCTCGACTTTCCGGCCAACACCCTGAGCCACCGGGCCTGGGCGCGCAGCCTCTTCGAGCAGGCCGGCGCGGCGCACCAGCTGCACTTTCTCGATGTGCCGGACGACATCTGCAAGGCGCGGCTGCGTGCGCGCAATGCGGCGGGCGCGCACCCGTTCGAAACCTCCGACGCCGAGTTCGACCTGATCACCCGCCACTTCGCGCCCCCGACGGCCGAGGAAGGGTTCCATGTGATCCGCCACGGCCAAGGCTTGTAA
- a CDS encoding GNAT family N-acetyltransferase — MHIEPALSTEAPAVAAVLTEAAQWLAEGGRPLWSAADTGLERIQRDTDDGRYVMAKENGETAGVMRLDLEDPLFWPEIAPGSSLFVHKLAVRRAWAGRGVSRALLGHARDHARALGRPWLRLDCVADRAALRTLYEGFGFTLHSCIDLRGRAFARYELRVNG; from the coding sequence ATGCACATCGAACCCGCCCTTTCCACCGAAGCGCCCGCCGTCGCGGCCGTGCTGACCGAAGCCGCGCAATGGCTCGCCGAGGGCGGACGCCCGCTCTGGAGCGCCGCCGACACCGGCCTCGAACGCATCCAGCGCGACACCGACGACGGCCGCTACGTCATGGCGAAAGAGAACGGCGAGACGGCCGGCGTGATGCGGCTCGACCTGGAAGACCCGTTGTTCTGGCCCGAGATCGCGCCCGGCAGCTCGCTGTTCGTCCACAAGCTGGCCGTGCGCCGCGCCTGGGCGGGCCGGGGCGTGTCGCGTGCGCTGCTGGGCCATGCGCGCGACCACGCCCGCGCGCTCGGGCGCCCCTGGCTGCGGCTGGACTGCGTGGCCGACCGCGCGGCGCTGCGCACGCTGTACGAGGGCTTCGGCTTCACGCTGCACAGCTGCATCGACCTGCGCGGCAGGGCGTTTGCGCGCTACGAACTGCGCGTGAACGGCTGA
- a CDS encoding DUF1439 domain-containing protein produces the protein MTDRILPSHFRRQVLRALLGAAALPAPFAALAGFNFFTNEYTATREELQTQIAKRFPVAERYAEIFMVGLRDPQLGLDARTNRAAITATLTIASPLLAASPVQGVVSVSSALRYDVAARALRLDQPKAERLTLQGVEGLDAERLQKVGAVVAQELLQGQILRSFTADELTVGRKTYEVGDITVQDNGIKVQLK, from the coding sequence ATGACCGACCGCATCCTGCCCTCTCATTTCCGCCGTCAGGTGCTGCGCGCGCTGCTGGGCGCCGCCGCCCTGCCCGCGCCGTTCGCGGCGCTGGCCGGCTTCAACTTCTTCACCAACGAGTACACCGCCACGCGCGAAGAGCTGCAGACGCAGATCGCCAAGCGCTTTCCGGTGGCCGAGCGCTATGCCGAGATCTTCATGGTCGGGCTGCGCGACCCGCAGCTGGGCCTCGACGCGCGCACCAACCGCGCGGCCATCACGGCCACGCTGACCATCGCCAGTCCGCTGCTGGCGGCCTCGCCGGTGCAAGGCGTGGTGTCGGTGAGCAGCGCGCTGCGCTACGACGTGGCGGCGCGCGCGCTGCGGCTCGACCAGCCGAAGGCCGAGCGGCTCACGCTGCAAGGCGTGGAGGGCCTCGATGCCGAGCGCCTGCAGAAGGTCGGCGCGGTGGTCGCTCAGGAACTGCTGCAGGGACAGATCCTGCGCAGCTTCACGGCCGACGAACTCACCGTGGGCCGCAAGACCTACGAGGTGGGCGACATCACGGTGCAAGACAACGGCATCAAAGTGCAACTCAAATGA
- a CDS encoding glycerophosphodiester phosphodiesterase, giving the protein MKHRAALLLLIAAALAGAGCAAIAPKVKQHFDLQAHRGGRGLAPENTLAAFSNAMNLGVTTLELDIGLSADGVVVISHDTALNADHTRDARGAWLTAQPAPSVRSLTLAQLQTYDVGRLNPASNYGKQFALQQPRDGERIPTLAALFAQVQSRGADAARVHFNIETKIDPTKPDETAAPEPMVRALLAEIDKAKMADRVTIQSFDWRTLALVGQLAPQLSRAYLTTPRTLKDSRWTAGLDAASFASVPQLVKAAAGASAGPLIWSPAHADLGAPAIREAQKLGMKVVPWTVNQRADMVRLMDAGADGLITDYPDVLRDLMRERGLALPAPAKAAS; this is encoded by the coding sequence ATGAAACATCGCGCCGCCCTTCTTCTCCTCATCGCCGCTGCGCTTGCCGGCGCCGGCTGTGCCGCCATCGCCCCGAAGGTGAAGCAGCACTTCGACCTGCAGGCCCACCGCGGCGGACGCGGCCTGGCGCCCGAGAACACGCTGGCCGCGTTCTCGAACGCAATGAACCTGGGCGTGACCACGCTCGAACTCGACATCGGGCTCTCGGCCGACGGCGTGGTGGTGATCTCGCACGACACGGCGCTCAACGCCGACCACACACGCGACGCGCGCGGTGCCTGGCTCACCGCCCAACCCGCCCCTTCCGTGCGTTCGCTCACGCTGGCGCAGTTGCAGACCTACGACGTGGGCCGCCTCAACCCCGCGAGCAACTACGGCAAGCAGTTCGCGCTGCAACAGCCGCGCGACGGCGAGCGCATTCCCACGCTGGCCGCGCTGTTCGCGCAGGTGCAGTCGCGCGGCGCCGATGCCGCGCGGGTGCACTTCAACATCGAGACCAAGATCGACCCGACCAAGCCCGACGAGACGGCCGCGCCCGAGCCCATGGTGCGCGCGCTGCTGGCCGAGATCGACAAGGCGAAGATGGCCGACCGCGTGACCATCCAGAGCTTCGACTGGCGCACGCTCGCACTGGTCGGCCAGCTCGCGCCGCAGCTGTCGCGCGCCTACCTCACCACGCCCCGCACGCTGAAGGACAGCCGCTGGACCGCCGGCCTCGACGCCGCGAGCTTCGCTTCAGTGCCGCAGCTCGTGAAGGCTGCGGCCGGTGCATCGGCCGGGCCGCTGATCTGGTCGCCCGCGCATGCCGACCTGGGCGCCCCCGCGATCCGCGAGGCGCAGAAGCTCGGCATGAAGGTCGTGCCCTGGACCGTGAACCAGCGCGCGGACATGGTCCGGCTCATGGACGCGGGCGCCGATGGCCTGATCACCGACTACCCCGACGTGCTGCGCGACCTCATGCGCGAACGGGGTCTGGCGCTGCCGGCGCCGGCGAAGGCTGCGTCATGA
- a CDS encoding TolC family protein has protein sequence MNSLARRPYAGIPRYLKDSPPPGRKSHLSFIRTAAALAAALVLAGCASLSPDGGAGDVQALVDGNPLMAGAAAQRKPDDASQKSVDALLSKPLDAEAAVRIALVNSPRVQDAFATLQLSDADRVQAASLPNPVLSFSRLAQGSEREFERMLTFNVVGLLTLPWQARWAGQRHESAKLQAAQSVLLLAADTRRAWVRAVAAQQSVSYLRDAKEATEAGAELAHRMAKVGNWSALQRTREQLLLADASAQLARAEQAAVASREQLTRLLGLSGTRTAYTLPDRLPPLPKAAPELGDVQALALRDRLDVRSAQAQNTAVAGSLGLTHATRVINAMELGVVRNTTFENDADRSKSTTRGFELELPIPIFDWGQARSGRAEAQYLQSAARVRDVGVLAASEAREAWQGWNTAYALARRYRDEVLPLRKQVNEEMVLRYNGMLASVWELLGETRASVLAVNAGMEAQRDFWLADTDLQLVLTGSSPGGMTAAQTASAGDAPATGGH, from the coding sequence GTGAATTCCCTTGCTCGCCGGCCGTATGCCGGCATCCCGCGCTATCTAAAAGATAGCCCGCCCCCCGGGCGAAAAAGTCACCTCTCATTCATCAGAACCGCCGCCGCGCTGGCCGCCGCGCTGGTGCTCGCCGGCTGCGCCAGCCTGTCGCCTGACGGCGGCGCCGGCGACGTGCAGGCGCTGGTCGACGGCAACCCGCTCATGGCGGGCGCTGCAGCCCAGCGCAAGCCGGACGATGCCTCGCAGAAGAGCGTCGACGCGCTGCTGTCCAAGCCGCTGGACGCCGAAGCCGCCGTGCGCATCGCGCTCGTCAACAGCCCGCGCGTGCAGGACGCCTTTGCCACGCTGCAACTGAGCGACGCCGACCGCGTGCAGGCCGCGAGCCTGCCGAACCCGGTGCTGTCTTTCAGCCGCCTGGCGCAGGGCAGCGAGCGCGAGTTCGAGCGCATGCTGACGTTCAACGTGGTGGGCCTGCTCACGCTGCCGTGGCAGGCGCGCTGGGCCGGCCAGCGGCACGAATCGGCCAAGCTGCAGGCCGCGCAAAGCGTGCTGCTGCTGGCCGCCGACACGCGTCGCGCCTGGGTACGCGCGGTGGCCGCACAGCAGAGCGTGAGCTACCTGCGCGATGCGAAGGAAGCGACCGAAGCCGGTGCCGAACTGGCGCACCGCATGGCCAAGGTCGGCAACTGGAGCGCGCTGCAGCGCACGCGCGAACAGCTGCTGCTGGCCGACGCGTCCGCGCAACTCGCGCGCGCCGAACAGGCAGCGGTCGCCAGCCGCGAACAGCTCACGCGCCTGCTGGGCCTGAGCGGCACACGCACCGCCTACACCCTGCCCGACCGCCTGCCGCCGCTGCCGAAGGCCGCGCCCGAGCTCGGCGACGTGCAGGCGCTGGCGCTGCGCGACCGGCTCGACGTGCGCTCGGCGCAAGCGCAGAACACGGCCGTGGCCGGCTCGCTCGGCCTGACGCACGCCACCCGTGTGATCAACGCGATGGAGCTGGGCGTGGTGCGCAACACCACCTTCGAGAACGATGCCGATCGCTCGAAATCGACCACGCGCGGCTTCGAGCTCGAGCTGCCGATTCCGATCTTCGACTGGGGCCAGGCCCGCAGCGGACGCGCCGAGGCGCAGTACCTGCAATCGGCGGCGCGCGTGCGCGACGTGGGCGTGCTCGCGGCCAGCGAAGCGCGCGAAGCCTGGCAAGGCTGGAACACCGCCTACGCCCTCGCCCGCCGCTACCGCGACGAGGTGCTGCCGCTGCGCAAGCAGGTGAACGAAGAGATGGTGCTGCGCTACAACGGCATGCTCGCCAGCGTGTGGGAGCTGCTCGGCGAAACGCGCGCCAGCGTGCTCGCCGTGAACGCCGGCATGGAGGCCCAGCGCGACTTCTGGCTGGCGGACACCGATCTGCAGCTGGTGCTCACGGGCAGCTCGCCCGGTGGAATGACGGCCGCGCAGACCGCGTCGGCCGGTGACGCCCCCGCCACGGGAGGCCATTGA
- a CDS encoding multicopper oxidase family protein: MNRRNFFAGAATAVAATTVSRVSMAALPEPVTQASTATAPPLVPPNGRPYNPVVTLNGWTLPWRMNAGVKEFHLVAEPVVREMAPGFKVNMWGYNGQSPGPTIEVVEGDRVRIFVTNKLPEHTTVHWHGQRLPNGMDGVGGITQPHIPPGKTFVYEFTARRPGTFMYHPHADEMVQMAMGMMGFWVTHPKAEHPLIEPVQRDFCFLLGSFDVEPGSATPKVNTMTDFNIWSFNSRVFPAIDTLNVRKGDRVRIRVGNLTMTNHPIHIHGHEFEVTGTDGGPVPRTARWPEVSVDVAVGQMRQMEFIADEEGDWSLHCHKAHHTMGPMGHDVPTMIGVDHKGVAEKIKKLVPDYMVMGDKGMADMGEMEMPIPENTMPMMTGTGPFGSAEMGGMFTLLKVRRDQKPGDYRDPGWFKHPPGTVAREVSAIGAPVAPRKTGTAPASPDSGSATVRKPSGHGAHNH, encoded by the coding sequence ATGAACCGTCGCAACTTCTTCGCAGGCGCAGCCACGGCCGTCGCCGCCACCACCGTGAGCCGCGTGAGCATGGCCGCGCTGCCCGAGCCGGTGACGCAAGCATCGACCGCCACCGCGCCGCCGCTGGTGCCGCCGAACGGCCGCCCCTACAACCCCGTCGTCACGCTCAACGGCTGGACGCTGCCGTGGCGCATGAACGCCGGCGTCAAGGAGTTCCACCTCGTCGCCGAACCCGTCGTGCGCGAGATGGCCCCGGGCTTCAAGGTCAACATGTGGGGCTACAACGGCCAGTCGCCGGGCCCGACCATCGAGGTGGTCGAAGGCGATCGCGTGCGCATCTTCGTGACCAACAAGCTGCCCGAGCACACGACCGTGCACTGGCACGGCCAGCGCCTGCCCAACGGCATGGACGGCGTGGGCGGCATCACGCAGCCGCACATTCCGCCAGGCAAGACCTTCGTCTACGAGTTCACCGCACGGCGTCCCGGCACCTTCATGTACCACCCGCACGCCGACGAGATGGTGCAGATGGCGATGGGGATGATGGGCTTCTGGGTCACGCACCCGAAGGCGGAGCACCCGCTCATCGAGCCGGTGCAGCGCGACTTCTGCTTTTTGCTCGGCAGCTTCGACGTGGAACCCGGCAGCGCCACGCCCAAGGTCAACACCATGACCGACTTCAACATCTGGAGCTTCAACAGCCGCGTGTTCCCGGCCATCGACACGCTCAACGTGCGCAAGGGCGACCGGGTGCGCATCCGCGTGGGCAACCTCACGATGACCAACCACCCGATCCACATCCACGGCCACGAGTTCGAGGTCACGGGCACCGACGGCGGCCCCGTGCCGCGCACCGCGCGCTGGCCCGAGGTATCGGTCGACGTGGCGGTGGGCCAGATGCGGCAGATGGAGTTCATTGCCGACGAGGAGGGCGACTGGTCGCTGCACTGCCACAAGGCGCACCACACGATGGGTCCGATGGGCCACGACGTGCCGACCATGATCGGCGTGGACCACAAGGGCGTGGCCGAGAAGATCAAGAAGCTCGTGCCCGACTACATGGTGATGGGCGACAAGGGCATGGCCGACATGGGCGAGATGGAGATGCCCATTCCCGAGAACACGATGCCGATGATGACCGGCACCGGCCCCTTCGGTTCGGCCGAGATGGGCGGCATGTTCACGCTGCTCAAGGTGCGGCGCGACCAGAAGCCGGGCGACTACCGCGACCCGGGCTGGTTCAAGCACCCGCCCGGCACGGTCGCACGCGAGGTGTCGGCCATCGGTGCGCCGGTGGCGCCGCGCAAGACAGGCACAGCACCCGCGAGCCCCGACAGCGGCAGCGCCACCGTGCGCAAGCCCTCGGGCCATGGTGCCCACAACCACTGA
- a CDS encoding cupredoxin domain-containing protein gives MNTRFSTLVAGLALAAVTPFATAHESHAPKAGTAAATLAPEQKAWGIAGKASAVKRTIDIAMADDMTFTPSVLEVREGDTIRLRLKNRGKDLHELVLGTTAVIEDHAAMMKKHPGMEHDEPWMAHVQPGKTGELIWTFNRAGDFDFACLVKDHYELGMAGRVRVRAAAAPAK, from the coding sequence ATGAACACCCGTTTCTCCACCCTCGTCGCCGGCCTTGCACTCGCAGCCGTCACCCCATTCGCCACGGCCCACGAAAGCCACGCACCCAAGGCCGGCACCGCCGCTGCCACGCTCGCGCCCGAGCAGAAAGCCTGGGGCATCGCCGGCAAGGCCAGCGCCGTGAAGCGCACCATCGACATCGCGATGGCCGACGACATGACCTTCACGCCCTCGGTCCTCGAGGTGCGCGAAGGCGACACCATTCGCCTGCGGTTGAAGAACCGCGGCAAGGACCTGCACGAGCTCGTGCTGGGCACCACCGCCGTCATCGAGGACCACGCCGCGATGATGAAGAAGCACCCCGGCATGGAACACGACGAGCCCTGGATGGCACACGTGCAGCCTGGCAAGACCGGTGAGCTGATCTGGACCTTCAACCGCGCCGGCGACTTCGACTTCGCCTGCCTCGTGAAGGACCACTACGAACTCGGCATGGCCGGCCGCGTGCGCGTGCGGGCCGCTGCCGCCCCTGCCAAATGA
- a CDS encoding DUF411 domain-containing protein, whose protein sequence is MQRRTLLKLAAATASLPLAAQAAAPMVEIWKDPNCGCCQDWVKHLNKNGFATRVHDEGNGPARERLGIPAKLGSCHTGRVGGYAIEGHVPAREMHRLLKEKPKAVGLAVPGMPIGSPGMDGPAYGDQRDAYDVLLVLADGSTRVFQSYR, encoded by the coding sequence ATGCAACGACGCACCCTTCTGAAACTCGCCGCCGCCACCGCGTCCCTGCCGCTCGCCGCGCAGGCCGCCGCACCGATGGTCGAGATCTGGAAAGACCCGAACTGCGGCTGCTGCCAGGACTGGGTCAAGCACCTCAACAAGAACGGCTTTGCCACGCGCGTGCACGACGAGGGCAACGGCCCGGCGCGCGAGCGGCTCGGCATTCCGGCCAAGCTGGGCTCGTGCCACACGGGCCGCGTCGGTGGCTACGCCATCGAGGGCCATGTGCCCGCGCGCGAGATGCATCGCCTGCTGAAGGAAAAGCCCAAGGCCGTCGGCCTCGCCGTGCCCGGCATGCCCATCGGCTCGCCCGGCATGGACGGCCCGGCCTACGGCGACCAGCGCGACGCCTACGACGTGCTGCTGGTGCTGGCCGACGGCAGCACACGCGTCTTCCAGAGCTACCGCTGA
- a CDS encoding copper-binding protein, producing the protein MKKIFTALSTLVLAAAAFAQATLPPVDGEVRKVDTDAKKITLRHGDIPNLEMTGMTMVFRVSDPALLAKVKAGDKVRFTVDKVDGAITVMSIDPVAE; encoded by the coding sequence ATGAAGAAGATCTTCACTGCCCTCTCCACCCTCGTGCTCGCCGCCGCGGCGTTCGCACAGGCCACGCTGCCCCCCGTCGACGGCGAAGTCCGCAAGGTCGACACCGACGCGAAGAAGATCACCCTGCGCCACGGCGACATCCCGAACCTCGAGATGACCGGCATGACCATGGTGTTCCGCGTGAGCGACCCGGCACTGCTCGCCAAGGTGAAGGCCGGCGACAAGGTGCGCTTCACGGTCGACAAGGTCGACGGTGCCATCACCGTGATGTCGATCGACCCCGTGGCGGAATGA
- a CDS encoding P1 family peptidase, whose translation MSAASSSSSSSLSSYAGAITDVAGIEVGHFSDTRRPTGCTVILAREGAVAGVDVRGAAPGTRETDLLSPGNLVQEVHAVMLAGGSAWGLAAAEGAMRWLEERGVGMDVRFGTLPIVPAAVLFDLPMGDARIRPDAAAGYAACEAASTDAPAEGNVGAGTGALVGKLFGVHRAMKGGIGTASVTVGGVTVGALIAVNSLGDVIDPDTALPVAGARTEDGSALLDTRRALLRGELPKPLLAGTNTTIGVIATDAVLTKVQANRLAMVAHDGLARAINPVHTMSDGDTLFALATGRVPLEGDAPGMTVLSTMAAEATAIATVRAVRAARAVTVGELHIPCAADLADLAAPRG comes from the coding sequence ATGTCCGCTGCGTCTTCATCCTCCTCCTCGTCCCTCTCTTCTTACGCCGGTGCCATCACCGACGTCGCCGGCATCGAAGTCGGCCATTTTTCTGACACGCGCCGCCCCACCGGCTGCACCGTGATCCTCGCGCGCGAAGGCGCCGTGGCCGGTGTCGATGTGCGCGGCGCCGCGCCCGGCACGCGCGAGACCGACCTGCTCTCGCCCGGCAACCTCGTGCAGGAAGTGCACGCCGTCATGCTCGCCGGCGGCAGCGCCTGGGGCCTGGCCGCCGCCGAAGGCGCGATGCGCTGGCTCGAAGAGCGCGGCGTCGGCATGGACGTGCGCTTCGGCACCCTGCCCATCGTGCCGGCCGCCGTGCTGTTCGACCTGCCGATGGGCGACGCGCGCATCCGCCCCGACGCGGCTGCGGGCTACGCCGCCTGCGAAGCCGCCTCGACCGATGCGCCCGCCGAAGGCAACGTGGGCGCGGGCACCGGCGCGCTGGTGGGCAAGCTCTTCGGCGTGCACCGCGCGATGAAGGGCGGCATCGGCACCGCCTCGGTCACCGTCGGCGGCGTGACCGTCGGCGCGCTCATCGCGGTCAATTCGCTGGGCGACGTGATCGACCCCGACACCGCGCTGCCCGTGGCCGGCGCGCGCACCGAAGACGGCAGCGCCCTGCTCGACACGCGCCGCGCACTGCTGCGCGGCGAGCTGCCCAAGCCGCTGCTGGCGGGCACCAACACCACCATCGGCGTGATCGCCACCGACGCGGTGCTGACCAAGGTGCAGGCCAACCGGCTTGCCATGGTGGCGCACGACGGCCTGGCGCGCGCCATCAACCCGGTGCACACCATGAGCGACGGCGACACGCTGTTCGCACTGGCCACCGGCCGCGTGCCGCTCGAAGGCGATGCGCCGGGCATGACCGTGCTGAGCACCATGGCCGCCGAGGCCACCGCCATCGCCACCGTGCGTGCAGTGCGCGCCGCGCGTGCGGTGACCGTGGGCGAGCTGCACATTCCCTGCGCCGCTGACCTGGCCGATCTGGCCGCGCCGCGCGGCTGA
- a CDS encoding TAXI family TRAP transporter solute-binding subunit, producing the protein MAFPRTLKLILLSIRDLIASAGPIVFIVIGLLIAAYWWLQPQPPKHVTLATGPTGSAYAQFGKRYADALKHSGITVELKATSGSTENLQLLRSGGADVAFVRGGSADPVADEEAGLRSLGALFYEPIWLFYRADVAQKIDRKTGTLTSLTQLRGLRVNVDLPGSGLPEIMERLLKANRLGPDDLLLSNLEQAAAAEALQAGLLDAIVLFSAPQSPQVQRLLRAGDIQLMDFGQAEAYTRRFPFLSAVTLPRGVVDLSKDLPLHDVSLLAATTSLLSRDETHPALRQLFAQAAQTVHSDAGWFNRARDFPNTRTSELPVSPEGDRAINGTPPFWQRYLPFWASNLVERMWLVLGGMLVLMLPLSRVIPPLYQFRVRRRVFRWYARLRDIEAKVDAGQSLAERDKLLEELDALDRVVNKVAVPLSYADELYALRNNIYAVRKRALAGSASAATAAPVRAAT; encoded by the coding sequence ATGGCGTTTCCCCGCACCCTGAAGTTGATCCTGCTGTCGATCCGCGACCTGATCGCCTCGGCCGGCCCGATCGTGTTCATCGTCATCGGCCTGCTGATTGCGGCCTACTGGTGGCTGCAGCCGCAGCCGCCCAAGCACGTGACGCTGGCCACCGGCCCCACGGGCAGCGCCTATGCGCAGTTCGGCAAGCGCTACGCCGACGCCTTGAAGCACAGCGGCATCACCGTCGAACTCAAGGCCACCTCGGGCTCGACCGAGAACCTGCAACTGCTGCGCAGCGGCGGTGCCGACGTGGCCTTCGTGCGCGGCGGCAGCGCCGACCCGGTGGCCGACGAAGAGGCCGGTCTGCGTTCGCTGGGCGCGCTGTTCTACGAGCCGATCTGGCTCTTCTACCGCGCCGACGTCGCGCAGAAGATCGACCGCAAGACCGGCACGCTGACCTCGCTCACGCAGCTGCGCGGCCTGCGCGTGAACGTCGACCTCCCCGGCAGCGGGCTGCCCGAGATCATGGAACGGCTGCTCAAGGCCAACCGGCTCGGGCCCGACGACCTGCTGCTGTCGAACCTCGAACAGGCCGCCGCCGCCGAAGCGCTGCAGGCCGGGCTGCTCGACGCCATCGTGCTGTTCTCGGCGCCGCAGTCACCGCAGGTGCAGCGCCTGCTGCGCGCCGGCGATATCCAGCTCATGGACTTCGGCCAGGCCGAGGCCTACACGCGGCGCTTTCCGTTCCTCTCGGCCGTGACGCTGCCGCGCGGCGTGGTCGATCTGTCGAAAGACCTGCCACTGCACGACGTGTCGCTGCTCGCCGCCACCACCTCGCTGCTGTCGCGCGACGAAACCCACCCAGCCCTGCGCCAGCTGTTCGCGCAGGCCGCGCAGACCGTGCACAGCGACGCCGGCTGGTTCAACCGTGCGCGCGACTTCCCCAACACCCGCACCAGCGAACTGCCGGTGAGCCCCGAGGGCGACCGCGCCATCAACGGCACGCCGCCGTTCTGGCAGCGCTACCTGCCGTTCTGGGCCAGCAACCTGGTCGAGCGCATGTGGCTGGTGCTGGGCGGCATGCTGGTGCTGATGCTGCCGCTGAGCCGCGTGATCCCGCCGCTGTACCAGTTCCGCGTGCGCCGCCGCGTGTTCCGCTGGTACGCACGGCTGCGCGACATCGAGGCCAAGGTGGACGCCGGCCAGAGCCTGGCCGAGCGCGACAAGCTGCTGGAAGAACTCGACGCGCTCGACCGCGTGGTCAACAAGGTGGCGGTGCCGCTGTCGTACGCCGACGAGCTCTACGCGCTGCGCAACAACATCTACGCGGTGCGCAAGCGTGCGCTCGCGGGCTCGGCCAGCGCAGCGACCGCCGCGCCGGTCCGTGCGGCCACCTGA